One stretch of Mastomys coucha isolate ucsf_1 unplaced genomic scaffold, UCSF_Mcou_1 pScaffold12, whole genome shotgun sequence DNA includes these proteins:
- the Snx4 gene encoding sorting nexin-4 isoform X2, which produces MMGNNFWLKKIEISVSEAEKRTGRNAMNMQETYTAYLIETRSVEHADGQSVLTDSLWRRYSEFELLRNYLLVYYPHVVVPPLPEKRAEFVWHKLSADNMDPDFVERRRIGLENFLLRVASHPVLCRDKIFYLFLTQEGNWKETVNETGFQLKADSRLKALNATFRVKNPDKRFTELRHYSDELQSVISHLLRVRARVADRLYGVYKVHGNYGRVFSEWSAIEKEMGDGLQSAGHHMDVYASSIDDILEDEEHYADQLKEYLFYAEALRAVCRKHELMQYDLETAAQDLASKKQQCEELATGTVRTFSLKGMTTKLFGQETPEQREARIKVLEEQINEGEQQLKSKNLEGREFVKNAWADIERFKEQKNRDLKEALISYAVMQISMCKKGIQVWTNAKECFSKM; this is translated from the exons atgATGGgaaataatttttggttgaagaaaatagaaatcagtgtttcagaagcagagaagagaactGGAAGAAAtgccatgaacatgcaagaaacATACACTGCTTACCTCATCGAGACTCG GTCAGTTGAACATGCTGATGGTCAGAGTGTGCTCACAGACTCGCTGTGGAGGCGCTACAGTGAGTTCGAGTTGTTGAGGAACTACCTTTTAGTGTACTACCCACATGTCGTCGTACCACCTCTCCCAGAAAAGCGG GCAGAGTTCGTGTGGCATAAACTCTCTGCTGACAACATGGATCCAGACTTTGTGGAGAGACGACGGATAGGCTTAGAAAACTTCCTCTTGAGGGTCGCTTCACATCCTGTCCTTTGTAGAGACAAaatcttctatttgtttttaacccag GAAGGTAACTGGAAGGAGACTGTGAATGAGACTGGATTTCAGCTGAAG GCAGACTCCAGGTTAAAAGCGCTTAATGCAACATTCAGAGTGAAAAACCCAGACAA GAGGTTTACTGAGCTGAGGCACTACAGTGATGAGCTGCAGTCTGTCATCTCACATCTCCTTCGAGTCAGAGCT AGAGTAGCAGATCGACTCTACGGTGTATATAAAGTACATGGGAATTATGGGAGAGTTTTTAG tgaatgGAGTGCTATTGAAAAGGAAATGGGCGATGGGCTGCAGAGTGCTGGGCATCACATGGACGT GTATGCGTCTTCTATTGATGATATTTTGGAAGATGAAGAGCACTATGCGGATCAGCTGAAGGAGTACCTGTTTTATGCAGAAGCGCTTCG GGCTGTGTGCAGGAAGCATGAGCTGATGCAGTATGACTTGGAGACAGCTGCTCAAGACCTGGCTTCCAAGAAACAACAGTGCGAGGAGCTGGCCACTGGG ACTGTGAGAACATTCTCGTTGAAGGGAATGACTACCAAACTCTTTGGTCAAGAAACTCCAGAGCAAAGAGAAGCCAGGATAAAGGTGCTAGAGGAGCAGATAAATGAAGGGGAACAGCAGCTGAAGTCTAAAAATCTGGAAGGCAG agaatTTGTGAAAAATGCATGGGCTGATATCGAACgcttcaaagaacaaaagaaccgGGACCTAAAGGAAGCCCTCATCAGCTATGCTGTCATGCAGATCAGCATGTGCAAAAAG GGAATTCAGGTTTGGACCAATGCTAAAGAATGCTTCAGCAAGATGTAA